Within Brachyhypopomus gauderio isolate BG-103 chromosome 4, BGAUD_0.2, whole genome shotgun sequence, the genomic segment AGCTTGAATCGGACATCTTTCCAAAAAACATTTGGAAGGCAGCTGCATGACAAATCTGCTAAACCATCATTATGGGCTTTCTGCTGATCCTAGCTTCCTGCATCTCAGGAAACACAAGCTAAATCTTCCTGCaaaacagacaggcagacagacacacagacggaCGCAGTCGTCCAAGTGGGTCATCTGATGGTGTGGTCCAGAGAGACGTGTCCTGGGTGCATGTGTTCACTTTGGCTCGGCCAGAACAAAGGTACCATTTTCACTGTTTctgctcacacacccccccccccccccccccaaccaccaccTGGGTTCTGCTGGAATGTGGCATGTACAGTTAGCATTCGGCCATAGATTCCAGCATGCATACGTGTCTGAATCCCTTTAGTCTCAGAACATGCGACGTGTCCAGAACCCTTTGGCTGTGGTTAACGGCTTGTTCTGCGCCTGCCAGGTTCATCTAAGCTTCCAGCTCCGCTCTGGGAGACAGAATCTGCTTAAGAATTTCAAGTGGTCCTTGTTTGCCTGCGGCTtgtcacacaaacaccagcGATTACTAACGCATCTGAAATGCTGAATTTAACTTTTTGCTTTTTTGAAAATAGTGAAgtgcagagggggggggggggggttgaaggcGGCTCTTGTGCGCTGATGAAAGGCTGTTTTGTGAATATGGATGTGAAATACTTGGAATGCACGTCCTTTTGTTGCCATGTGAAAAGAGGCCCTTTCTGAGAGTAGTGAAGTTGAATTACATTATTCTTGAGTGTGTTAATGCACAGCAGTACTGGTGCAGAcccagctggtgtgtgtgtgtgtgtgtgtgtgtgtgtgtgtgtgtgtgtgtgtgtgtgtgtgtgtgtgtgtgtgtgtgtgtgtgtgtgtgtgtgtgtgtgtgtgcgcgtgcgtgagGGGTGGTTACTCAGGGTGATGGGCCTCTGCAGATGACCAGCACAATGCTTTctgttcctgtctctctctctctctctctctctctctctctttctctctctcaattttATTTTTGGCTACACCGTTGACCTTGATTGAGACGGTCCTTTTGTCTTCCTCCCTTTATGGACACTATGTCCACGCGGCGTCTGTTGGCCATTCATGCACTGACGTCCATAACCTAGCAGGACAGACACCTCACTCACTTTTTTTATGCACATGGTTTGAAGTAATTAtttcctgtttgtttgtttgtttgtttgtccagTGCGGTGGAATAATGCCTCAGGAATACAACGCATAGAAGTGCCTCTAAGAAGAAGGAACACCTGCAAGCGGCCCGCGGGTTTGGGGGGATTCAGTCCCAGAGAGACTTGCTGTTCTCTTGACTCTGTTCCCCAACAATGGTAACCAGGATGGTGGGCTTCCTGCAGTGATGTCCAGGCAGTGAGGGCTCTGTGGCCCGCCATGCTGGCCCTAGGGGTTGACTATGGGAAaccaggagagagaggaggaggacgaggaggaggaagaacggCCGTGTGGCAGCTGCCTGTTCCGGGAAAGCTGCTGGCACGGGGAGCTGGCGTCAACATCAAACAGAAGATCTctgagtgggaggggcttagcCAGCTGGAGGATGGGCATGGGGGAAGGGCCAAGACCCCCGTCCCCCACACTGTTTCTAGGGACATGCTGGGAACTGTAGTTCATCTTGATGACAAAAGCAATGGACAGTGTAGGAAAATGAACCTGTCTAAAGCCAAAAGCCTTGGGCTGGATTTCAGGGAAACCCGGCCTGGTGACAGGCAGACTGCATTGGAACGCAGGTCTGACCCCAAGCACCATCGGTCATTTTCGAACGAGGTCGTAACCTCCAGCCTTGTGTCAAAGCCGTCGCCCGGCGTGACCCGAGCCCAACCGCCTGCAAACAAACCGGACGATACGAAGCAGAAAGCCAGTCCTGGTGAGAGTAGTGACCACAACACGGATGCTGATGTAACATCTCTACCTCAGCGTGCAGACCATCCTGAGGACACGCTGCCTCCTGGGAACTTTTACACCTCCCGGGGGTTTTGGAGGAGACTTGAGGGTGAGGAGGCACTTTGGGAGACGGTGAAACAGCCCTCGCCCGTGTCGAAGCGTCTTGTAACGCGGGAAGCTTGTCCTGATCCTACCACACCACCGCCTAAACCTCAGCGCACATTCCAGTACCAAGGGGCGGGCTGCCCACCTGTACACTCGGCCCAATGGGAGAAGCAGACTCTTGGTAGCCAATCAAAAGATGCCAGAAGGCATGATTTCGTCCTCCCTCCCAAAGTCCCGCCTCTCCCGTGCCCAGTCACACCCAGCAATGGCTTCTCCAGAAACAGAAAAAACAGGTGAGTGAACACATCCTGCAGTGCAGCACATCAGATGCATCAGTGTTTTGTAGAGTAAACCTTCTAACTGGAGTACAAACATCACATGGAGTACAAACATCTCATGGCAGGATTACGATGTCTTTACGATGTTTTTTCGTCACCGTACTTATTTTGGACCAATGACGTTTGTCAGTTGCCATTCTAATCCAGTTCACACACTGGATTAGATGTTCAGAAAGTTATGGACATCTTTTTGAATGAGAAACTTACCAGTCTAATTACAATCACATATTTTAAGtgttaattataataataataataataaccatcTTAAAACATAATGCTGAACATGTCCAGACTACTATTGCTTCTAGTActgttttgtgtttcatgtgtttGTAACGTGACATGGCAGTGATGGTGACTACTGCTCAAGGAGTGGTGGTAAAATCTAAATGTTTATCTACacagtgtgtgttcagaatTGCTGTATTCACACCACAGGCTGGTGATCAAGGCCTTAACTATGTAGTCAGGCTCTTTCTGCAGCTCACATCCATAGTTGTCTTTTGCTTTTAAATACACACTCCTGAATCAGTGCCCTTTTAAATACACACTCCTGAATCAGTGCCCTTTTAAATACACACTCCTGAATCAGTGCCCTTTTAAATACACACTCCTGAATCAGTGCCCTTTTAAATACACACTCCTGAATCAGTGCCCTTTTAAATACACACTCCTGAATCAGTGCCCTTTGCGGATCCTACTGTGAACATGGTGTAATTCCGCCACCTTGGGAGTGTGAAACCTGGGCCGCCCTTTCGGTTTCTGACGTCTCGTCAGAGGGTTTCACTTCTTAGCCTGCTGACGGTCCCCCAGACGCAGGAGCCAGGGAGGAAACGCACATCTTGGCTCCGCTCCAGCTGTGATGTCAGTCCTTCTCTGGCGGAGTCTGAGTCTATTGTCTGGAGTTGGCCTAGTTCTGCTTCAGCCAAGAGGGCAAAGGTCACGCTGAGCTGTTttgacacgcacgcacactggtGTTTTAATGGCTTCTTTTAGCATTTTTCTTTAGACTTTCTCTTGTTTCATCCTATCCCTCAAACCCCAGTATGTTGTTTTTAAATGCTTCGTGTGTCTTTTTTTCAGGGCGTGTTTGTTTCAATAGAAGTTGCAGCATTTTTTGTGACGCCGTCACGCTGTGTGTAATGCGACAGGCCTGTCAACAGAGCCTGAGGCGAACACGTATAGATCATCAACAGCCAGAGACGTCACCAAACAGCCCCACTGTACTGTACACTCTGCCATTATCCCGGGCTGACCTTAGACGCTGCCCTATGCACTTTGACACTTCTTTATGTGAACACTGTTGTTTTGACTGAAAAGTGGTCTGATTGAACACTGATTGAGGACTATGACTGAAAACCAGGTGAGGGTAATCAGGAACGGTCCGAGCTCACGCAGTTTTAACAGTACCGCACACGGCCTCTCCCCCCTCGTAGGAAGTCGTTTGAGTTTGAGGACGTAGTTCATTCGACCGCCCAGCAGGGGGCGAGGCGGCTGGAGGGGCGTCGCTCAGGACTGCTCCACGCCCGCTCCGAGGACAGCATCTACGAAGACATCATCGGTGAATCAACAAAACGAGACACACACAATATAAGGAAGGAGCAGATGTGTTTCTATgaagcaaaataataataatttcctttGCAAATGTGATAAGTAAACTCTGATCGCACACACTTAGATCACAGACCTCACGGGTTACCCGTTAGAATGTTCTGGATTACACCAGCTGACGTTTGCACATTTGAGATGTGCTTTTACACAGTACAGCATTTACATGTGCATCGTGATGATGACTCACTTCCTGTGTCCTTCGTCATTTCTAGCGGACCTGTCAAAGGAGAACCCATATGAGGACATCAAACTGTCTCCTATGTGTCTGCCCATCAAGCGCTCCCGAAACTCGTCTGTTGCGCAGAGACAGAGCCCAGGCACCCCAAAGGTGATTGTCACAACGGTGCTTTTCCAAGAAGCATACGCAGCTGTTTGTTGCTGGAGTACAGATCACTCGGGCCAGAATGTCTGCACCTGGTCTTTGCTCTTTGTTAAACGGCTGGATCTACAGTCTGACTGCtggtttgagtgtgtgtctgtcttgcTTTATTGTCAAATGGTGTCCTTTTTTGATTTCCCCTTGTGTTTTCTCCTCACATTGTATGTGTGGCTGTAGTTGCCCCCAAAGCCCCCTACATTACGACACGGCAGGCTGGCCCTGACATCACCACCCCAGACGCCTGGCACTCCTACAGCAGCGACAGCCAATCGAGCTGCTTACAAAACACAACGGCAGCCTCAGGTAGATattggtctcacacacacacacacgcacacacacacacacacacacacgcgcacgcacgcacgcacgcgcacacgcacacacactgtctgagGTGAATGctctgtgtgagagtgagaaccGTAAAAGTGAACCTCTCCCTCACAAAGCTCAGCACACAGCAATTAAAGTCATACGAggaaaaaaaccccaacaaaAACCAAATCACGTGATCACAGGCCACATTTCCGTGGGTGAGGGGGAAACGTTGAGGAGATGGACAAGAGACGCAGGAAACGCCGTTCTAGAGCAACGCATGAGACACTGAGCGTTATCACCCAGTCCATGTGGCACATGCTGACCAGTGCTGACTAAccctcagtgtgtgtgcgtgcatgcacccgcgcgtgtgtgtgtgtgtgtgagtgatacaGTCAGCCGTGGACAGTTGGTGTCAACAGATGCATTCAGTGTCATTCACGTTAGGACGCTTTAAACACGGGTTAATTAAACAAGCCTACACACATGTAGCTGATGGAGGCGAGTTGTGTCCATGATGCAGGAGTGTTTGGTGTGGAGGTAAGacttctcccagtgtgtgtgtgtgtaatgtctgCTTAAGGTCGTAGACTGTGGCTACGCAGATGGTTCTTCTGTCTAACACCCACAATCGTTAGtttgttttcctgtttttctaTTGCTGTTGTTCGTTCTAGTTTCGTGTCCTTCACTAGAGTGTGAGAAGAGGTGGATAGAGGAGGGAGGTTTGAGAggccagaggtgggcattccacgAAGTAAAAGTCCATCCCAGGATTGtattcaagcttgctggattttctaattagtggcaggtaaaatgagtggaatcagcACAATCCAGGAAACCTGAGCAAAATCCCGATGAGGACTTTTACtgtctgaacctggaatgtccccCTCTGGAAGAAGCTAACGCTAGGATCCAGAAAAGTCTCTGTGTAAAGTGTCTGCATGACTTTAAATAAGGAAGTTTATGAGCATATGTCTTCATACAGCTTGGAcagtttttttctatttttcatTAAAGACAAATATTTAAtaccaaaataaaatatttttcaaacctttaatatttaaacagtacaaacacacagacacaaagtttaaggatgtttttttttaagttgcttTTGAACACATTCAAATACATACAATAGCTAAAATCAAAAACTGGCTTGGTAAATTATTACCTGCTGAATTTATGTCCATTAACATGGTTTCCTCCGATGTCTGAAGCTTGCGCGGTTCATCGGTGGAGAGTGTGCAGTGTTGCATGATGGGACTGCTGGGGAGAGTGAACCCCTTTATGAGACTCTTCTACAGCAGAGAGCCTCCTGTCTCCTTCACCTAGAAATGGATTCTAGTGTCTTCAGTCTAATGTGGGATGTCCTGCTGGCATCAGTCTAGTGTGGGTTGGACTGGATGGCCTCCATGGCTGTAACCCATGACCGAGTTGTTTTCCTTCCACCAGTGCAAAATGTATTTGCGTTGTTTGTCTCCTGGAGAGAGACACCCTTAATTACACAGTGTGATTTCTCTGAATGCCTTGTGATCACGTGCcgtgtttatttgtgttttggGCAGTATGTGAGCAGGATCCAGGAGATCTTCCAGGCCAAGAGGGGGCGCAAGAGAGTGAAAAGCCAGATGAGCAGCAGCAGAGGTAGCATCTTGTCCCCGCCCATCACCCCTGCATCCCTTAGCTGGCATAAATCTGCTCAGTGAAGGTTAAAATGACAGAGAAGCTCCCATTAGTAATCATTACCATTCTCATTACCACAGTCTTGGAGGAGTTGATTAATAAATGCCATGTAGTAAAATTCTCTCTCACGGTGATCTCTCTGCTTTATCTGCTAGATGAACTGAGTGGAACCGAGAGTGATCCAGAGGAGAGCACTAAAGGTCCGTTGCACTCTCTCACCCTGTCATGACACACAATCAGAAGCCCCCGCAGCGCTGGTGAAAGCCAGCAGGTCCACAGGTTAATCACTGTCCAGCTGTGGCATACACTGGCTGGGCTGGTGAGCTGCATATTGAGCCTCTTGCTTGGTTGAGTCAGGTGTGTTGGCATGGGGGAAGGGCGTGGCTGTGCAgacaggccccgcccactccaccccctcagCACTGGGGCCAAGAACCCAAGATCTAGATCACCATCAACTTGGAGTATAAAACCAGGGAAACGATTACAAAATATAAAGCAAAAATAATGGTTGCAGTTGTAATCAGGTATGGGTGTGGACCATCGAGGATACTGAAGTTTTCTTGGCATGTGTTTATTCTGCGTGGACATGTTTATTATAATTATCTGCGACGAAATAATGAGTTGATGTTTAACACGGTGGCCCTGGTGCAGGTGCCTCCCAGCGGTGCGTGTATGTGCAGTCCACTCTGAGGAGGAAACCGGGCTACCGCACCCTGGAGAGAGACCTCATACAgctgcagcagcagcagctctTCCAGCTGTTCGTGGTCGTGTCGCTGAGGAAAGGGTTCCCCGGAAACACGTACTACCCAGAGATCACGCAACAGTTCCCCACCAAGGTAGAGGACCACAGCTTCGTCCTCCACTGTAGAAGAATGGCCATGAAACACTCCGCAGACAGCGTTTGTTAACGTGCTGTGGTCGATGTCGTCTGCAGTTTGAGAAGTCCTCGCGCCTGTCTCGTGAGACAGAAGATCGCCTGAAGGCTATTCCCAGTTTCTGCTTCCCAGATGCCGAGGGCTGGAAGCCGTCCGCGGATGTTAACAGGTTACTCACATCTGTCATGTGATTCGCTGGACCCACTCATTCTTTATGGGTCTTTGTGACTCATTGACTCAATGACTCACTGAGATGATTCAGAACTGAGAAATTGTTCTTGTCTCATCAGCAGTCTAGACATAGTCCTCTCTTCATGTGACGGGTGGTGTGTAAGATGTTATCTAAACAGTACCATGCTGTTGTGAGCAGAGTTCCTGAACTTTGCTGTGATTGTAATATTTCATCTGCAGTGAAACCTTCTCCTTCGTCCTGACGGGAGAAGACGGGAGCCGCTGGTTTGGTTACTGtcgcaaaatcctggtgagtcacagacatgagggaaacGTAACGTAAACACGCTTGTGCAATAGAAGAAAACACGCGTGTGGTGTCATGGTAATGGCAGCTGCCACGTCATACTGTGGTATTGCTGAGTCACTGTAGCTTTGACGTGTGCTTCGGTTTGGCCTCTGCCCAACAGCCTTGTGGGAAGGGGAAGAGGCTGCCGGAGGTTCACTGCATCGTTAGCAGACTGGGCTGCTTCAACCTGTTTGCCAAGGTGGGGATTTCCAGTGCTACACTTACTGCTGTCTGATCACACCAGATCACACCTGATCACTCCAGGCCTGTGCTACACTCAGCCTTACTGCTGTCTGATCACACCAGATCACACCTGATCACTCCAGGCCTGTAACCTCGTGGTGAATGAGGCTGTACTGTAATGTACATGTAACACAtcaacaatgtgtgtgtgtgtagatcctGGAGGAGGTGGCCAGGCGGAGGGATATCTCTCCAGCCCTCGTCCACCCCTTCATGCGCAGCGTGATGGAGGCACCGTTTCCTGCCCCTGGACGCACCATCACTGTCCGCAGCTTCCTGCCGGGCTCTGGCAATGAGGTACGACCTCCTGCCCCCCCGTCTGCCATCCTCATAGAGTCATGGGGACCTTTCAGTGACAGGAGTGACCTTTCAGTTGGTCAGGATGAGCGTCTATACAGTCTTAAATCTCTTAAATCGCCTCATGTTACTGACGTACTAAACTTTATCTTGCCTATAACTATAATTGAGTGAATTAGTGAGTGTAAAAATACTTAAACCTTGAAATTTTCAAGGTTTAAAGGTACAGATTAGAATAAAATTAAtgtctgtgattgtgtttgtgcacactcacgtgtgtttgtgcacgcTCACGTGTgttgtgcacgctcacatgtgcGTGTAGGAGCTCAGTCTTTGTCGGCCCGTGGACTCGCGTCTGGAGCACGTGGACTTTGAGAGTCTCCTGCAGAGTCTGAGCGTGAGGAACCTCCTGCAGGTCTTTGCCTCCCTGTTGCTGGAGAGGAGGGTGATCTTCATCGCCGACAAACTCAGGTCTGTTCCTGCTGCCCACAGCAGCACCGCCCACGTCCGCGCGGCTTCACCCGCTCTGCACCGGCTCCGACGCTTTCGTAGGTGGTGAGACgcgcgtctctctctctctcctcccccagcACCCTGTCTCGCTGCGGCCACTCGGCGCTGGCGCTGCTCTACCCCTTCACCTGGCAGCACACCTTCGTGCCCGTGCTGCCCGCCAGCATGCTGGACATCAGCTGCTCTCCCACTCCCTTCCTCATGGGGGCGCTGTCGCCCTCGCTGCCCCAGCTGCTGCGTTTGCCCATCGAGGAGGTCAGTGGCTCTGAGCTGCCGGGTTCgtgggtgtggggaggagtTTCCATGGAATTTGATTTTGTCAAGTCTTGCCAAAGAACTGCATTGAGTCATAACAAAACAAGACATGGGGGGGCAAACGCTCTTATTTTAATTAGATTCACTGATGAAGGGGCTGAGTTTCATTATGGGGGGGCAAACGCTCTTATTTTAATTAGATTCACTGATGAAGGGGCTGAGTTTCATTATGGGGGGGGCAAACGCTCTTATTTTAATTAGATTCACTGATGAAGGGGCTGAGTTTCATTATGGGGGGGCAAACGCTCTTATTTTAATTAGATTCACTGATGAAGGGGCTGAGTTTCATTATGGGGGGGGGCAAACGCTCTTATTTTAATTAGATTCACTGATGAAGGGGCTGAGTTTCATTATGCCTGCCAGTGCTTCAATTCATATCTGAATGAAGTCATTGTCACATACTTCATGGTTAAAGTGTCTAAAATGAAAGTGCAAAATGTCCCGAACTAGATGTGTATTATGCGTAACTGTGGAGACTGCTGTGTTTGCTACTTCTGTCTGCGTTGTGTGTTCATCCACATGAGTCAGTGTGAACACTAGTGAGGCAGATGTATATTCACTTCGCTCTCGTTTCAGGTGCTCATCGTAGACCTGTGTGCAGACAAGTTtgttgtgcaggtgtgtgttatcTTTCAAcagaagggtgtgtgtttggaggaatCGCCACAGGAAAGGTGGGGGGtttagtgtgtgaggtgtgactTCAGCTTCATGCCCAGGCCTGTGTTAATTGTATTTAACTTACCCAAATGACATTTCCGGAAAGTCTAATTATAAGTTACAGTGCTGTCTTTGTCTCCTTGATTGTGCTCCTTGACGCTGTCCTTCTAACCACCTTTCAGCTCGGAGATGAGGACTGCATCCTACCCAGAAAGCTGCAGGCGGCCCTGCAGGAAGTTCTGGAGAACCGTGAGGAGATGTTGGAGATccaggaggagagtgagagaggaggtcaGCATGtatgccccacacacacacacacacacacacacacacacacacacacacacacccagcactgcTAGACCTTTGTCTTTTAGAGGTGTGGTTCACTGTCTCACTGCACTTGGGTGACTCATGAGCACAGGTTGAGCTCTGACTCGTCCAACCTCACTGCTGTCTGAAGACTTTTGAGATTTGGTTTTGATTGTTTGTTTGAAACAAAAAATACTCAATTTCTGCCTTGACCACTGTGTACAAGTTTCCATTCATTCTAAAAGCTTAACAATGACCAAAAAATGTATTGAGAATATGACAAATCATTATCTGAAAACTATGATACCAGTTACATTTAATCTCCCAGTATTCAGTACAGATAACGTATTAATAGAGAAAAGGTTTGGCAGGTGCCTTTGTGTTCATTTAAAGGTATTAAAAGGTATTCTAACATCGGCTTCTTCATGAGGTCTGTTTATGGAATGCTTGGGGCCGCAtgccaaaataaaagtcccacaTTTCTTTCGACTGACTTTCCATTCTTACTGGAGACATTTTCCAGAGCTGGATGTCATTTCTTGGCTGGCTGTGGTCAGCAGAGAGTTGAGCTGAGGTCTGATTCATTCGTCTCTGTCAcagctactctctctctctagtctcTGAGTTTGTCACTTTACTAAAGCGCTAACTAATATGAGCTGTAAGACTTGTAGGCTACACACTACTGACTGACCAAATTAAGTCCTTAAAATGACCCTTAACCTAATGACCTTTAACCTTTCTTCTGCTCCAACCATTCCAGAGGAGTGTGACCTGAGCCGTCTGCTGTCTGAGGCCTTCGTGCGCTTCTTCGTGGAGCTGGTGGGCCACTACTCCCTGCACATCGGCGAGACGGGCACGCCCGGCGTCCGAGAGCTCAACAGGGAGACTTTCCGGAAGTCTCATCCGTCACGTGGCGTGCGGCAGTTCCTCCAGCTCTTCATGGACACGCAGATGTTTGCAGGCTTCATCCAGGACCGGGAGCTGCGTAaggggggagtgagaggtgAGAAGCAGCATGCGCACCAGGCCGACCGTCCGCACCGCCTTGAGAAACAAGATGGCTGAAACGCCTCGCATAGCAGCCCAAGGTGTCATTTACAACCTGATTATAGTAATGCACACTGCTTTTTATGGAATGTTCTCTGTTGAAAGGTATTTTGTAATGCTAGGTGCTGATGGAGTTGTATGTCTACCGTGCTGTTAATGACATGCTAGCTGATGGCCATCCATTATCCTACAATGTTTCTCCCATTTAACTCCCACCGCAATTGTCAAGGAGCTATTTgttcaaaaaaagaaaagtgtGTGCAAAAGAGATGATGCACTGTGAGCCAGTGATCAACTGTGTGCAAAAGAGGTGCACAAATGATGCAGAATGTGTGAATATGAAGAAGCAGCCGTGTGATTGGTGGTTTCTTCTCGTCAGGGCTGTTCGAGGTGAGAGCGGCGGACCACCTCGCCTCCTGCCCAGAACCTGGAGCCAGCGGAATGAACAAATTCCTCAAGGGACTCGGTAAGACGCTTTCTCAGCCTTTACCAAAAATGGAAACCGATTCAGTTTCCTCACAGCGAGTTTGTTGTTTTTAGGGAACAAAATGAAGTTCTTACAGAAGAAGTGAGGGATTGAGCAGAGACACCAAGCGTCTGGAGCCAAGAGGGGAAGGCCGTGCTGGTGATGGCTGCTTAGAGGACGTCAGCGAGTCAGTGAGTCAGCGGTTCAGCGGTGAGCCTTCTCCTTGGAGAGAGCCCAGCAGGCGGGTGGAGGCCCAGCCCGGGCACGTTCAGGCCCAGAACACACTCACGCTGCCAGCGCCTGTGCAATCGCAAGTAGTTGAAAAACTGGAAATGGATTTTTATAAACAAGCAACAAAGGAGGCCTGGAGGAAACGGAGGAGTCCTGTTAGCGTGTGAAGCAGAGAGGTTTTGGTTCAGTGCTTAAGACTATTGTAGTAGCTCCTTTTACACTAATCCAGATcctttttagtttttttgtttgtttgtttgttttactctCAAAAAAGCTGTTGTATATAGGTATTGTCTTTACACCCTAATGAACATTCCAAACTAGAAAGTGTTATTCCAAAAGGTAAAATGATTTGAAATGTAGAGGTGGTTCTCATCTCCTTTTAGAAGTTACATATTTGTAATTCCTCTGAGATACACTGATGATGCTTCTCGATAGAATTTTTATACGTTTCTAATTTCACTCTGCTTTTCTTATTATTTTTACAAACTAAAAGCATTTGTGATCGGTCTGAAAAGACTATTCAAAATACTTTCACATTTTGTACAGTTTTATATGATAGTTTTGTATAACCATGAAGTGTACTGTGACTTTTTTGAATAAAATGCCTTCATGTGCAactattgttgttattattattattattattattattattattgaacgTATAAGatgtttataaatatttatgagCTCCAGCTCGCAAGAGGGCGCCAACACACAGACTGTTCCCAATGAAGGGAAGCCGAAGAAGGCGCTTCCGCCACGTTCAACATGGCTGGAACATCTTCAGTAGCGGGTGAAGTGTTTGTGGACGCTTTGCCTTATTTTGATCAGGGCTACGACGCTCCCGGAGTCAGAGAAGCAGTGAGTAAACcacgaccacagagagcggctGCTGGTGCCCTCTAAAGAGGACGAAAATTATGAATTGTGATGGATTGGTCGACTAAGCTAAGCCGCTAGCTAATTGTCCACCTTTTCAAATCCTCAGTGTTGACGCTGAGTTACGataaat encodes:
- the dennd2c gene encoding DENN domain-containing protein 2C isoform X1, yielding MLALGVDYGKPGERGGGRGGGRTAVWQLPVPGKLLARGAGVNIKQKISEWEGLSQLEDGHGGRAKTPVPHTVSRDMLGTVVHLDDKSNGQCRKMNLSKAKSLGLDFRETRPGDRQTALERRSDPKHHRSFSNEVVTSSLVSKPSPGVTRAQPPANKPDDTKQKASPGESSDHNTDADVTSLPQRADHPEDTLPPGNFYTSRGFWRRLEGEEALWETVKQPSPVSKRLVTREACPDPTTPPPKPQRTFQYQGAGCPPVHSAQWEKQTLGSQSKDARRHDFVLPPKVPPLPCPVTPSNGFSRNRKNRKSFEFEDVVHSTAQQGARRLEGRRSGLLHARSEDSIYEDIIADLSKENPYEDIKLSPMCLPIKRSRNSSVAQRQSPGTPKLPPKPPTLRHGRLALTSPPQTPGTPTAATANRAAYKTQRQPQYVSRIQEIFQAKRGRKRVKSQMSSSRDELSGTESDPEESTKGASQRCVYVQSTLRRKPGYRTLERDLIQLQQQQLFQLFVVVSLRKGFPGNTYYPEITQQFPTKFEKSSRLSRETEDRLKAIPSFCFPDAEGWKPSADVNSETFSFVLTGEDGSRWFGYCRKILPCGKGKRLPEVHCIVSRLGCFNLFAKILEEVARRRDISPALVHPFMRSVMEAPFPAPGRTITVRSFLPGSGNEELSLCRPVDSRLEHVDFESLLQSLSVRNLLQVFASLLLERRVIFIADKLSTLSRCGHSALALLYPFTWQHTFVPVLPASMLDISCSPTPFLMGALSPSLPQLLRLPIEEVLIVDLCADKFVVQLGDEDCILPRKLQAALQEVLENREEMLEIQEESERGEECDLSRLLSEAFVRFFVELVGHYSLHIGETGTPGVRELNRETFRKSHPSRGVRQFLQLFMDTQMFAGFIQDRELRKGGVRGLFEVRAADHLASCPEPGASGMNKFLKGLGNKMKFLQKK
- the dennd2c gene encoding DENN domain-containing protein 2C isoform X2 — encoded protein: MLALGVDYGKPGERGGGRGGGRTAVWQLPVPGKLLARGAGVNIKQKISEWEGLSQLEDGHGGRAKTPVPHTVSRDMLGTVVHLDDKSNGQCRKMNLSKAKSLGLDFRETRPGDRQTALERRSDPKHHRSFSNEVVTSSLVSKPSPGVTRAQPPANKPDDTKQKASPGESSDHNTDADVTSLPQRADHPEDTLPPGNFYTSRGFWRRLEGEEALWETVKQPSPVSKRLVTREACPDPTTPPPKPQRTFQYQGAGCPPVHSAQWEKQTLGSQSKDARRHDFVLPPKVPPLPCPVTPSNGFSRNRKNRKSFEFEDVVHSTAQQGARRLEGRRSGLLHARSEDSIYEDIIADLSKENPYEDIKLSPMCLPIKRSRNSSVAQRQSPGTPKLPPKPPTLRHGRLALTSPPQTPGTPTAATANRAAYKTQRQPQYVSRIQEIFQAKRGRKRVKSQMSSSRDELSGTESDPEESTKGASQRCVYVQSTLRRKPGYRTLERDLIQLQQQQLFQLFVVVSLRKGFPGNTYYPEITQQFPTKFEKSSRLSRETEDRLKAIPSFCFPDAEGWKPSADVNSETFSFVLTGEDGSRWFGYCRKILPCGKGKRLPEVHCIVSRLGCFNLFAKILEEVARRRDISPALVHPFMRSVMEAPFPAPGRTITVRSFLPGSGNEELSLCRPVDSRLEHVDFESLLQSLSVRNLLQVFASLLLERRVIFIADKLSTLSRCGHSALALLYPFTWQHTFVPVLPASMLDISCSPTPFLMGALSPSLPQLLRLPIEEVLIVDLCADKFVVQVCVIFQQKGVCLEESPQESSEMRTASYPESCRRPCRKFWRTVRRCWRSRRRVREERSVT